A window of Babylonia areolata isolate BAREFJ2019XMU chromosome 2, ASM4173473v1, whole genome shotgun sequence contains these coding sequences:
- the LOC143300519 gene encoding ubiquitin domain-containing protein 1-like, which yields MGGCIGSHRDQEPPSGESSDITVSIGRNQPLKAEKPKWKSEHPLTEGQLRSKRDEFWDTAPAFEGRKEIWDALKAAAYALETGDHALAQAIVDGASISLPHGTLMDCYDELGNRYQLPVYVLSAPINLIEASSENEAGGDADASVSPGVEVPLKLRLSHMSKDLKVMVRTTDTVHKVKRLLQEKEGVEPERQRWFFSGKMLNDKLRIEDAHIPKGFVVQVIVSSASS from the exons ATGGGTGGGTGTATCGGGAGTCACAGGGATCAAGAACCTCCGTCCGGGGAATCTTCCGACATCACAG TTTCCATTGGTAGAAATCAGCCACTCAAAGCAGAGAAGCCAAAGTGGAAGAGTGAGCACCCTCTGACAGAAGGACAACTACGCAGCAAAAGAGATGAATTCTGGGACACGGCTCCAGCCTTTGAGGGCCGTAAAGAGATTTGGGACGCACTCAAGGCAGCAGCGTACGCTTTAGAAACTGGTGACCATGCTTTAGCTCAAGCCATTGTGGATGGTGCCAGCATATCATTGCCCCATG GCACTCTCATGGACTGCTATGATGAGCTTGGGAACCGCTACCAGCTCCCTGTGTATGTGCTCAGTGCCCCCATCAACCTCATTGAAGCCAGCAGCGAAAATGAAGCTGGGGGTGATGCGGATGCCAGCGTCTCTCCAGGTGTGGAAGTGCCCCTCAAACTTCGCCTCTCCCACATGTCCAAGGACCTGAAAGTGATGGTTCGAACCACAGACACCGTACACAAAGTGAAAAGACTACTGCaggagaaggaaggggtagaGCCAGAGCGCCAGCGCTGGTTCTTCAGTGGGAAGATGCTCAACGACAAACTGCGCATCGAGGATGCACACATCCCCAAGGGTTTTGTGGTGCAAGTGATTGTGTCATCTGCCAGCAGTTGA